One window of Mauremys reevesii isolate NIE-2019 linkage group 4, ASM1616193v1, whole genome shotgun sequence genomic DNA carries:
- the BMP4 gene encoding bone morphogenetic protein 4 — translation MIPGSRMLMVILLCQVLLRGATQASLIPETGRKKVGELQAQAGSGRRSGQSHELLRGFEASLLQMFGLRRRPQPSKAAVIPAYMLDLYRLQSGEEEESLQDLSLRYPERPTSRANTVRSFHHEEHLETLPGPSDPPRVRFLFNLSSVPENEVITSAELRLYREQLEARSPAWERGSHRINIYEVLKPPPARGQVITRLLDTRLVHHNVSRWESFDVSPAVLRWTQDKQPNHGLAVEVTPLLPAPAGPGTHVRISRSLPQGAGDWAQLRPLLVTFSHDGRGHALTRRARRSAKHQRPRKNKKNCRRHALYVDFSDVGWNDWIVAPPGYQAFYCHGDCPFPLADHLNSTNHAIVQTLVNSVNASIPKACCVPTELSAISMLYLDEYDKVVLKNYQEMVVEGCGCR, via the exons ATGATTCCCGGTAGCCGAATGCTGATGGTCATTCTGTTATGCCAAGTTCTGCTCCGAGGCGCTACCCAGGCCAGTCTGATACCCGAGACGGGGCGGAAGAAAGTCGGAGAACTCCAGGCTCAGGCAGGGTCTGGACGCCGCTCTGGGCAAAGCCATGAACTCTTGCGGGGTTTCGAGGCGAGTCTGCTGCAGATGTTCGGGCTCCGCCGGCGGCCGCAGCCCAGCAAAGCAGCCGTCATCCCCGCCTACATGCTGGATCTCTACCGGCTGCAGtccggggaagaggaggaaagcCTGCAGGACCTCAGCCTGCGCTATCCCGAGAGACCCACCAGCCGGGCCAACACCGTGAGGAGTTTCCACCATGAAG AACATCTGGAGACCCTCCCCGGGCCCAGCGACCCTCCCCGCGTTCGCTTCCTCTTCAACCTCAGCAGCGTGCCGGAGAACGAGGTGATCACCTCGGCCGAGCTGCGGCTGTACCGGGAGCAGCTGGAAGCGCGGAGCCCCGCGTGGGAACGGGGCTCGCACCGGATCAACATCTACGAAGTGCTGAAGCCCCCGCCGGCCCGCGGGCAGGTGATCACGCGGCTGCTGGACACGCGGCTGGTGCATCACAACGTGTCCCGGTGGGAGAGCTTCGACGTGAGCCCCGCCGTCCTCCGCTGGACCCAGGACAAGCAGCCCAACCACGGGCTGGCGGTGGAGGTGACCCCGCTGCTCCCGGCGCCGGCCGGGCCGGGGACTCACGTCCGGATTAGCCGATCTTTACCTCAAGGAGCCGGGGACTGGGCCCAGCTGAGGCCGCTGCTGGTCACCTTCAGCCACGACGGCCGGGGCCACGCACTGACCCGCCGGGCGCGCCGCAGCGCCAAGCACCAGCGGCCCCGCAAGAACAAAAAAAACTGCCGCCGCCACGCGCTCTATGTGGATTTCAGCGACGTGGGCTGGAACGACTGGATCGTGGCCCCCCCGGGCTACCAGGCCTTTTACTGCCACGGGGACTGCCCCTTCCCTTTGGCCGACCACCTCAACTCCACCAACCACGCCATCGTGCAGACCCTGGTGAACTCCGTGAACGCCAGCATCCCCAAGGCCTGCTGCGTGCCCACGGAGCTGAGCGCCATCTCCATGCTCTACCTGGACGAGTACGACAAAGTGGTCCTGAAAAACTACCAGGAGATGGTGGTGGAGGGGTGCGGGTGCCGTTAA